In Armatimonadota bacterium, the sequence GGCCTTTTAGGAAGACAGGGACTATGATGATATACGCCAAAATGAAATCACGTAGAGGAAGCGGAATGATACTCGGATTTTTTGCTCTGAGTATTGTTTTCGCCTTAGCAGTATCGTTTATGTCGGTTACATCATCGTCTCTTATTAGTGCAAAGAGGGATGTTATACGAACTCGCGCCCTTTCATACGCTGAAGCGGGAATTGATCGGGCAATAGACTTCCTGATGGAAGGCGGACCCAATGGAGAAGAGCCGGGCAAGTGGAGAGCCCTTTATCAAACTCCAGCGGAAAACGGCGGCGGCTATAGAGTATACGCGTATGACGGAAGCGGAATAACTGAAGGCAAGATAGTAATTATCTCGGTAGGAACCGTAAACCAGGCTGGATCCAAAGTCTTTAAGACAATCAAAGTAGTGGTCGGTTATAATCAAGAGAATGTCTGCGTGTGGAACAATGCCATATTCGGCGGTGTTGGCCAAGCCGGTAAAAGTATCAATGGAAACGTGGCCATACGCGGCTCGGTGCACCTGCTTGGAGACGGTGAGGACTATACCGACGTTGATGGCGATGGCCACTGGGATAGCGGCGAATCATATACTGATCTCAATGGCAATGGGCAATACGATCTTGGCGAAACTTATGATGATACCGATGGTGACGGCCATAGAGATGGACGCGAGCCTTTCTATGACGATAACGGCAATGGAGTAAGGGACCCTGCTCTGACAGTAACCGATATGGCAAGTGAAATCTCCGGTAATGCAAATATCGGCAACAATTACATGGGCATGCCGACCACTCTGCGCAGCCGGATTCCCACGCTGGAGCAGGAAGCGTATGGCGGAGAAATGGTCGATGCACTTGACGCTAAGATGCGCGTCAAGCACGGCAGAGTCAATATATCAGGATCGGCTACAATCGGAGAACCGAATTCGACTAGTGACGCCAACAAAGAGACAGTTGACGGTGTTTATGTCAGTGATGGTTTCGGCGGTAATGCGGGTTCAGCAAGCGTATATTCCGACAATGGCTACGCTCATGGCTATGACCTTGGCGACGGGGCTGTAAGCTTGCCTATCATCGACCGCGGCTCATATACAAAAGACGGCGTTACATACTCAACCTATCTTAACTATTTGCAATCGAACGGCACTGTCGTTACCGGTGATTTGAATATTGCTAATGGAACCGCTATGACAAAAAGCGGGCCAAATGGATCACTTACCATCGATGCGGCAGGCAATATGACAATCAGCGGGGTTGTGTATGTAACCGGCAATATTACTTTTGGGCCAAGCAAATCGACCATTACCTATTCCGGCACCGGGACGCTGGTCAGCCCTAACAGTGCATTTATACACTGCAATCTGCTCCCAAAGACCAACTTTCCTGAAAGCGACGTGTTGGGGCTTTGCTGCGGAGACAGAGTGGAACTGGCAACAGGCGGAGGCGATGCGCAGCTTACCATGGCCATTGCCATGTATGCGCAGCATCAGATAGTTTCGAGCAAACAGAACCAAATTGCAGGAACTATGGTCACCAGCTTTTTCTCGATGAGTAATGTGCCCAGCTTGTATCAAGTGCCTGAATTGGCAAATCATCTCCCGGAGGGGATACCGGGAAAGGACCCTATCTGGATAGCCAGTATATCTATAGAAAGCTGGCAAGAAATCAAATAATTCTGAGATGCTGAGTGTGGAACGTGGAAACGTTCCGCGTTATCTGGCCACCGAACCAAGTTTCCCTTCCTGATGGAAGGGAAAGGGGAGGTGATGCTGCCGCATGGACGCACTACAGCACTCTCCCCTTGAGTCCGGCGCAATTGCGTGCCGGGCTTTGCTGTCCCTCGGCCGGGACCCCAGCCCCCCTGGCCGAGGGACTCAAACATTTGGTAATTTGTATTTTATATTGTATATTTGGTTTTAGGCCCTCAGCTCAAATATCTCGTCAACAGACTTCTTATCTAGCCGGCTGACATCGTGCGCGGCTTTTCCAAGAGCCACCATTGCCGCAAGCCGCCAGTTTTCACCAATGCCAACACACTCCTCAAGAGCCTGCCGAGCAATCAATGGCCCGCTGAGCCAGCATGCGCCATAGCCCATATCCACAGCCGCAAGGATCAAATTCTCTATCGCTGCTCCTATGCTCTCGATATCAGGATGGCCGCGAAGAGCGTTAACATCATTGTGCGACATCCCCGAGTGCTTCAGAGCATCATCGACAATCGCTTCATAAGGGCATTGAATAACCGCTATAACCGCGGGCGCATCACCGAAAAACGTCGAGAACCACTCTACCTGCTCCCTCGCGTGCTTCTCTTTCTCATCGCCGCAAATGGGAAGACATTGTTCAACCGCCATATGGACCGCATCGGCCATCTCCTTAAGCAGGCTGCGATTGGTGATGGCAATAAACTTCCAGGGCTGAGAGTTGTTCACACTCGGAGCAAGCCCGGCTAGCCTTACCATTTCCTTTAGATCATTCTCGGGCACAGCGTCGCCTGCAAACTGCCTTACACTGGCTCTCTTTGCTATCACATTCTTAAGCTCCATCTTCTCCTCCTTTTTGCAATCCTATTAGCTTTCTTCCATATACCCACATTAACCAAGAAAAAATAATCAAAATAGGCGAACAAAATGCCTGCCGGCAGACTATATAGTAATGGTGTTACTTTGTATCATTGAACAGAAACGATACGTTTGGGCGGGAGTCTGCGACCCCGGCTTCGGGACATGCGTCCGCGAAGCATTAGTCACACTGAGCGTTGAGGGTTCCGTGCTCTTGGCTTTCCACTCTCAGCTCTCAGCTATTTTCTGAGGAGGTAAATCGTGCAATCCCTTTTGGGCAAGATCGTAAGCATTACCGCAAGTGAAGCCGGACCCGGTTGTTTGGAGATTTCATTTAAACCCGCGTGTATCATGCCTCGCCGCACAGGAGTGCCGGAATGGCTCAAGGACCAAACATTAAAGGTCGAGCGGGTTGCCGCCGATCCGCGAGAAGCAGGATATCCCGGCGACAGCATCATCCTTACTCCATCTGAGTCTGCAAAGTGGCTGTACCCTTTGACTCTGACTCCTGACGTGGCCTATGGTGAGCTGCCGAAAAAGATCAGGATAGAGCTTCGCTGGTGGAAAGACGAAAAAGCGCCTGATTGCATAATCCATGCAAACGGGCGGCGGATCACAGCCAGGCTGGAAAAGGATGGAGAGATATTTTCTGCGGAGGTCGATGCGAAAGAATTCTATGAGACCGATCCCAAGCTGCCGGTAGACTTCGAGGTCACCTGCGATAAATTAAAGGCATGCTCCAGCGTGCTGCCAGTGGGTGAGTCTTTTTGCAAAAAACTCCTTAAGCCTCAGGGCGAGATATATCGTATCGAGAATGACTGGTTTTCAGTGGATGTCACCACTAAGTCCAGAGCGGCGGGCATCCTTGCGCTGCGTGAAAAAGGGCGTGGAATCGACCATTTCCGTGCTCCGGAAGACCTGATCCAGGCTCCGCTGGAGCTTGCCGGTCACTCCGACAGACTGCGAAAGTGCTTTGTCTGGTGGGGACAAATGGATGATGTAGCAATGACCTCATCGGGCGCTCGACATGAAGGCAGCGCGACGAATCTGGTCCTTGAGGGCATGCTCGATGAAGGGATGGGCTTGCGAACTACTCTCAACTGCACTCTTTATGACACTATGCCCCTTATCAGTTGGCGGCGCGATTACCATATGCTGCCTTCTCAGAAGAAAGATGAAAACAAAGGCAAGCCGGAGGCTCCAAAAGAGCCATCGGACAATCTGTCCTCACTCTCGCTCGCTTTTCATGGTGGATGGGTCGCGGAAAAGAATGAACACTCAGGAAGCCGGGTGCTGTGTGCGGATAACGGCAGGCTTGCAGTAGTTCGATGCTCGCAGACCAGCGAAGCTGTGCATGCCCACAGTTGGAGGATGAGCAGCGGCTGGGCTGTCGTAGAGCATCCGACAAGGCGCGAATACACGATGTATCTCTTTGATGAGAACTCGTTACCATATCTGCTCACATGGCTCAAGTCTCACACAATTACGCTTGAACCGAATTGGCCGTCCAGCCTAATCAAACCCGAAAGCAGCCTGGGCAAGACTCTCGGCATCACTGTCGGAGAGTGCTGCGGTGCAAGCGGAGAAGGTGCATGGGTTGCAAGCCGGATCAAAACCGGCAGCGGCATTCGCTGCGGGGCTATAGCTCGCCTGAGTTCGACCTCAGATAAGACTGCTGTTTTCACCATAGGAAAAGAGAAAAGAGAAACTGAGCTTGAAAAGATAGTCGTAACCGGGATCGGCACCATATACTTTGCCGCCGCGGACTTTACTCAAGCTGGAATGAGTGATAACTTCGACGTCGCGATAGCCGATATTACCGGCAGGAGGCAGTCATGAACGTATTTGACCCTAGAACATACAGCACCGACTGGGAGATAATGGTTGTCGACCGGTTGGACCGCTGGGTAGATAATTTTGAAATACTGCTCGGGTTTGCAGGAGAGCTGCGAAGCGAGCTGGATTTGCCCGTGCAGATAGACTGGAACTCTCTCGAGTTTGCCATGGGTATCAACACATCTTTCACCCAGTTCTGGGAGCGTGTAAAGCTGGTCACTGACCGGGCATCGCAGTTATTGCATGAGTATGATCTCGATCTATTTCCGGCAGGCTCGCACCCGATTGCTCCGATGTTCAATTCATCGCACATTCATGTCGGCACAATACACGATGAGTCCGCCGGAATACGCATGGAGAGCCGCTTGATGCGATATTCTCCCGCATTTGCGGCTCTGGCTGCGAACTCTCCTGCCGCGGAAGGGCGCAGGGGCGAGTTTAAAAGCTATCGCGTGCGCTACACAGCTCGCGGATGCACCAGGCCGGGCACTCTGCGCGATCCTCAATTCGCCCAGCCTGAATGGGGCACCGATGCCGCCCCGAAGGTATACGGCGCTCCGACTCTGGAAGTCAGGATCTGTGACTGCGCATCGTCACGCAGGCTCCTTGCCGAGTTCGCCACATTTATAGCGGCGTATGTGCATTACCAGGGGACCAGGGTCGACAATCACCCTAAAATGACTGCCGAAGAATACCGCGAGTGCCTAACGAACCGCTGGGCAGCCGCTAAATATGGCCTGCAGGCGACATTCAGTTGGCAGGGTAAGCCCAGGACGGCAGTCGAGCTGATCGATGAAATGCTGGACGAGTGTCAGGCAGAACTGAATGTGCTGGGTGTGAAGCGCTCGGACCTCAATATCATAAACACCATGCTTGAAAAACGGACATGCCAGGCGGACTTTGCGCTTAGCATTATGGATCGCTACCCGGACCCATACCTGCTATCTTCCGCATACGGCAAGCTAGCCCGTAATTGGGATATCTTCGAGGAATATCTGGAAAATGCGCCCACTCTGGAGCCGGCGCCTATGCTTGATGAGAAGGCAGTAATGGCGGAGCATCTGTCTTTCGTGGGAGAGGGAACGCATTTCTATCACCTGCGCGAAGCCATGTTCTATCCCGCACCAGCCACGGATAAGATCATAGAAGATATGATCGAGCAGGAGCTGATCAAGCGCGAAATCACTCCCAACTGCGGCACGCTGCTTCATAGAATAGGCTAGAAGCAATGGCTGCGGCTGAAAACAGAATCGGAGACAGCTTTTGAATATCCAGATAATCAAAGCGGATAAGGACAAGATGGCTATAATCAGCCACCTTGTCCACTTTTATATTTATGATCTCTCAGAGATCATGGGCTGGGACTGCCCTGATACCGGGCTCTTCGGCGGATGTGATGACCTTCCGCAATACTGGGGCGAGCTACCGGATGACCCAAAATACGCCTGGCCTTCCAGTTGGAAGGGATATCCTTTCATAATAAAAGTCGGCAAAAAGCTTGCTGGGTTCGCTCTCGTCAGACAGTTAGATACAGGGGCAGTTTACGAGATTGGTGAGTTCTTCATTCTCCGTAAATATCGCAACAAAGGGATCGGCAGGTATGTGGCATGCAGCATTTTCGATGCGTTTCCGGGAAAATGGCGGGCAGCTCAGATGGTCGGAAATACCCCGGCGCAAGCCTTTTGGCGACGGGTCATCAATAAATATACAAACGGCAATTCCAAAGAGAGCATTGGTTTTGACGAAGCCCATGGAATCGAACTCAACGTTATATGTTTCAATAACGCCACCTGCCGACACCAAAATGCTTAGGTGATTGCATTAAACCCGGACTCTCCACTCTCTACTCTCAGCTAAAAAACACTGGCAGAGGTT encodes:
- a CDS encoding nitroreductase family protein, encoding MELKNVIAKRASVRQFAGDAVPENDLKEMVRLAGLAPSVNNSQPWKFIAITNRSLLKEMADAVHMAVEQCLPICGDEKEKHAREQVEWFSTFFGDAPAVIAVIQCPYEAIVDDALKHSGMSHNDVNALRGHPDIESIGAAIENLILAAVDMGYGACWLSGPLIARQALEECVGIGENWRLAAMVALGKAAHDVSRLDKKSVDEIFELRA
- a CDS encoding glutamate-cysteine ligase family protein, encoding MNVFDPRTYSTDWEIMVVDRLDRWVDNFEILLGFAGELRSELDLPVQIDWNSLEFAMGINTSFTQFWERVKLVTDRASQLLHEYDLDLFPAGSHPIAPMFNSSHIHVGTIHDESAGIRMESRLMRYSPAFAALAANSPAAEGRRGEFKSYRVRYTARGCTRPGTLRDPQFAQPEWGTDAAPKVYGAPTLEVRICDCASSRRLLAEFATFIAAYVHYQGTRVDNHPKMTAEEYRECLTNRWAAAKYGLQATFSWQGKPRTAVELIDEMLDECQAELNVLGVKRSDLNIINTMLEKRTCQADFALSIMDRYPDPYLLSSAYGKLARNWDIFEEYLENAPTLEPAPMLDEKAVMAEHLSFVGEGTHFYHLREAMFYPAPATDKIIEDMIEQELIKREITPNCGTLLHRIG
- a CDS encoding GNAT family N-acetyltransferase; the encoded protein is MNIQIIKADKDKMAIISHLVHFYIYDLSEIMGWDCPDTGLFGGCDDLPQYWGELPDDPKYAWPSSWKGYPFIIKVGKKLAGFALVRQLDTGAVYEIGEFFILRKYRNKGIGRYVACSIFDAFPGKWRAAQMVGNTPAQAFWRRVINKYTNGNSKESIGFDEAHGIELNVICFNNATCRHQNA